Within the Acidimicrobiia bacterium genome, the region CACGCAGCTCGGCGTGACCGAAGACACCGACTACGACGAGCTCGACTCGTCCGATTCCCGAGCGCCGGGGTTGACTGCCTACGCCTGGCTCACGTACGTCGAAGGTGAGCTCATCGAGACGTTGCTGGGGGACCTGCCCGGCTAGTTTCCTCGGTCCGACGGTGCTCCGGGGAGGAACACGTGGGACATCTCGACGGCAAGACGATTGCGATCACCGGTGCGGGCCGCGGCATCGGGCGAGCGGTCGCATTGGCCTGTGCCCACGCCGGAGCCAACGTGGTCGTGAACGACTTCGGTGTGAGCATCGACGGTAACGACCCCGATAGCGAGATCGCCAACGCGGTGGTTGCTGAGATCGAGGCTGCCGATGGGTCAGGCGTCGCAGTGGCGGACAGCGTCACCACCATGGCCGGCGGCGAGCGGATCGTGCGCACCGCAGTGGACAGGTACGGATCGATCGACGGCGTCGTGTGCGTGGCCGGCATCCTGCGCGAGCGGATGCTCTTCAACATGGCCGAAGAGGAGTGGGACCCGGTCATCGAGACGCACCTCAAGGGCACGTTCACCGTGTTCCGCGCGGCCGCTCCGATCATGCGTGAGCAGAAGTCGGGCACGATGATCGGCTTCACGTCGGGCGCCTTCGCAGGCAGCGTCGCCCAGGCCAACTACAGCGCCGCCAAGGGCGGCATCGTCTCGCTTGTCCGCAGCGCGGCCGTCGGCATGTACAAGTACGGTGTCACGGCGAACTGCATCGCACCGGTCGCCCGCAGTCGCATGTCGGTGAACGTGCCCGGCGAGCTGACGATGGGGGAGCCGGAAGACGTGGCGCCGATGGTCGTGTTCCTGCTCGGCGATTCGGCCCGGCACGTCACCGGTCAGGTGTACACGGCCAACGACGGGATTATCGCGGTCTGGAACCAGCCCACCGAGGTGCGCGAGATGCGCAAGGAGGGTCGCTGGACTCCCGACGAGATCGCCACGCGCTTCGACGAGGTCGGTCAGGAGCGCATGGGCATGATCGACCGCCTCGACGCTATGGCCAAGGCCGCGGCCGAGAAGAAAGCCGACTGACCGCTGACGCGACTGATTTGGTCGCGCCGGACGTTGTGGCGACGCTCAGGCCTGGTCTCGAACGCGGCGTGTTACGCCGCGTTGGTATGGGGTGGGGCACGAAGAGACCAGGTGCCGTCTTCGTGTTCGACGACTTCGTAGCCCTTGTGAGTGATGAGATCATGGTGGTCGGGGCAGACGCCGCCGATCACCTCGTAGGTCGTGAGCCGATTGTCGGCGAAGCCGAGCGTGTGATGGCGCTCGATCGCCCGGGAGTGGTCACAGTCCCTGATCTTGCAGACGCCGCCGTCGCGCGCGTCGACGGCGATCTTCAAAGCCTTGGGCACGTGACGCGTCGTGGAGACAACGGTCTGGACATCGACACCGTCGGAGATCACGAGCTCCAACAAGCCGTGCTGGAGCACTTTACGGGCGTGCGCGACCGGCACTGGTCCGACACCCGGGATCTCGCAGACTTCGCCAGACAGCGTGCAACCGTCGAGGAGTGACTGCAGACCGACGTTGACCCGCACGACCGGTTCGGATCGCTTCGGCGAAGCTTCTGGTGCGGTGCCGCTGGCGAGTGCGATGAGCGCGTCGAAGCGATATGCGGCCTGCGATTCGCGCTGGTCGCTCGTTCGGGCTGCCTCGAAACGCACCCGGGTCAGCGGCTCGAGGGCGGCGAGCAGATCGGCCACGTGTTCGGTCGGCCCCGAGAAGGAACCGTGAGTGGCCATGCCCTGGGTCCAGGTGCTCAGGTGCCGTTCGTCGTGGGCGATCTTGCGAAGGCGGTGCTCGTCGGACGCGGCCACGACGACCCGCTCCTTGGTGGCGCGCAGCTCCCGGAAGCCACGTTTGGCGGCGGACAGCATGCGGGTCTCGGACTCGGGGGCAAAGGCGGCAGCGGCGGTCACTTGCGCGGCCTGCGCCAGCGAGAGCTCGCCAGCGCGGAGCTTCTCAGCGGTCGCCGGCAGATCCGCGAGCCGCTCGGCGGTTGTGAGGACCTCGCGGGCCGCGTGCTCCGACGTGCCGATCACGTTGGCGAACCACTGCTCGGGTGTCGCCGCGTGGGAGACGCGTCGCCACGCACCCGTGGTGACCGCACGCTGGGCGAAGAGCATCGCGGCGGTTTCGGCCAGCTTCTTGAGCTCAGCAGCCCCCTGCGCGCATGTGGCCGCGTCTGCGCCCGAGTACGTGTCTGGATCGACACCCGCGAGGTACTCGCGCAGCTCGCCGGTGATGCGCGCCAACGTGTTCATGACGTGCAGCATGGCAGGGGGGTGTGACAGTCACGCCGGTCGTCAAGCAGAAATCTCGAAGAACTTCGAGAAATGTTTGGTGGAGAAGGTGCGCGTGAGCAAACACGCGCGAGCGCGCGCTCGCAGAGATGTCACTCCGGAGTCATGGCTCCACCGTTGGCTGAACCGCCGCCGACGGCGCCAGCTGCGGTGACGCACTCGGCCTTGGTGGGTGCTTGACGGCCCGCTACAATGAGCCAGACCGTGAAGGGAGTCCTGTGAGGCTTCCACGGACTGGAGATGGATGATGGCCGACGCCTCGGGCGCCGCCCACCAACAGGACGCTGTGGCCGCCCCTGGGGGCGGCCGTTTCGCGTTCCGGGCGAACGTCTTCTCAGCCGACGATCTGCGGCGGGCCCACACCCGCATCGCCCACGAGATCGTGGAGCGCAACCACGGGGCCGACGACCTCGTGCTCATCGGGTTGTACACGCGCGGCGTCGCCGTCGCCCACCGCCTGGCCGAAGCGATCACCTCGTTCGAGGGGGTCGAGGTGCCGGTCGGCGCGATGGACGTGGCCTTCTACCGCGACGACATCGCCCTTCGCCCTGTCCAGCCGCTGGGACCCACGGAGGTGCCGGTCGACGTCAACGACCGGACCGTGGTGATCGTCGACGACGTGCTCTTCACCGGCCGCACGGTCCGCGCCGCGCTCGACGCGCTCACCGAGCTCGGCCGACCGCGGGCGGTGCAGCTGGCCGTGCTCGTGGACCGCGGTCACCGCGAGCTGCCGATCCGCGCTGATTACGTCGGAAAGAACCTGCCCACGAAGATCGCGGAAGACGTGCGGGTGCGGTTGGTCGAGGTCGACGGGGAGTCGGCCGACGGACCCGACGACGGCATCGATCTCTGGGGACCCGAATGAAAAACCTCCTGTCGATCGCCGACCTCGAGCGCGACGAGCTCGAGACGCTCCTCACGCTGTCCGAGGACTTCCTCCACGTGACCGAGCGCGAGATCCCAAAAGTGCCCGCGCTGCGCGGCAAGGTCGTCGTGTCGCTCTTCTACGAGGACTCAACCCGCACGCGGATCTCGTTCGAGACCGCGGCGAAGCGGCTGTCGTGCGACGTCATGAGCTTCAGCGTCGGGTCGTCGTCGGTGAACAAGGGGGAGGGACTGCGCGACACCGTCCAGACGATCGCCGCGATGGGCATCGACGCGGTGGTGGTGCGTCACTCCGCCGCGGGCGCCCCGGCGCGGGTGGCGAGCTGGATCGACGCCAGCATCATCAACGCGGGCGACGGCAGCCACGAGCACCCGACCCAAGCGCTCCTCGACCTCCTCACGCTTCGACGCTCGCGTGGCCCCGACCTCGCTGGCCTGCGGGTCGGCATCGTGGGCGACATCGTGAACTCGCGTGTCGCGAGGAGCCTCGTGCTCGGCCTGGACGCGGTCGGCGCTCGAACAACGCTCGTCGCGCCACCCACGCTGCTGCCACCGGTGCTGGAGGGCTGGCCGGCCGAGGTGACGCACGACCTCGACGAGCTCCTCCCCGAGCTCGACGTGCTCTATCTGCTCCGCATCCAGCGCGAGCGCAAGAGCGCGGCACGCCTGCCATCTCAGCGCGAGTACACGATGCGCTGGGGCCTCACCGTCGAGCGTGCCGCGCGCCTGAAGCCCGACACCTTGGTCATGCACCCCGGTCCGATGAACCGCGGCGTCGAGATCGCCGCCGAAGTGGCCGAGGGGCCGGCGTCGCTCATCACCGAGCAGGTCACGAACGGGGTCGCCGTGCGAATGGCGGTGCTCTACACGCTCCTGGGCTCGGGAGCACAAGTTGCCTGAGCTCAACGAGAGCGTGGTCATCAAGAACGGGAGCGTGATCGACGCGACCGGCGAGCGGGCGGCGGACGTGCTCGTCGCGGACGGCCGGGTCGTCGAGGTCGGTCCGGGCCTGAAGGGCGACCGCGAGCTGGACGCGTCCGGCTGCGTCGTCGTTCCGGGCTTGGTGGACCTGCATGTTCATCTTCGAGAGCCGGGCGGTGAGGACGCCGAGACGATCGACACGGGCGCGCGAGCGGCCGCGCTCGGTGGGTTCACCGCCATCGTTGCCATGCCCAACACCGAGCCGCCGCATGACGAGCCGAGTGTCGTCGCCTCGG harbors:
- a CDS encoding SDR family oxidoreductase, which gives rise to MGHLDGKTIAITGAGRGIGRAVALACAHAGANVVVNDFGVSIDGNDPDSEIANAVVAEIEAADGSGVAVADSVTTMAGGERIVRTAVDRYGSIDGVVCVAGILRERMLFNMAEEEWDPVIETHLKGTFTVFRAAAPIMREQKSGTMIGFTSGAFAGSVAQANYSAAKGGIVSLVRSAAVGMYKYGVTANCIAPVARSRMSVNVPGELTMGEPEDVAPMVVFLLGDSARHVTGQVYTANDGIIAVWNQPTEVREMRKEGRWTPDEIATRFDEVGQERMGMIDRLDAMAKAAAEKKAD
- the pyrR gene encoding bifunctional pyr operon transcriptional regulator/uracil phosphoribosyltransferase PyrR; the protein is MADASGAAHQQDAVAAPGGGRFAFRANVFSADDLRRAHTRIAHEIVERNHGADDLVLIGLYTRGVAVAHRLAEAITSFEGVEVPVGAMDVAFYRDDIALRPVQPLGPTEVPVDVNDRTVVIVDDVLFTGRTVRAALDALTELGRPRAVQLAVLVDRGHRELPIRADYVGKNLPTKIAEDVRVRLVEVDGESADGPDDGIDLWGPE
- a CDS encoding aspartate carbamoyltransferase catalytic subunit; its protein translation is MKNLLSIADLERDELETLLTLSEDFLHVTEREIPKVPALRGKVVVSLFYEDSTRTRISFETAAKRLSCDVMSFSVGSSSVNKGEGLRDTVQTIAAMGIDAVVVRHSAAGAPARVASWIDASIINAGDGSHEHPTQALLDLLTLRRSRGPDLAGLRVGIVGDIVNSRVARSLVLGLDAVGARTTLVAPPTLLPPVLEGWPAEVTHDLDELLPELDVLYLLRIQRERKSAARLPSQREYTMRWGLTVERAARLKPDTLVMHPGPMNRGVEIAAEVAEGPASLITEQVTNGVAVRMAVLYTLLGSGAQVA